CACCATCGAGGCGCCCACCTTCCCCGACGCGATCGCACTCGTCGACCGGGTGGCCGTCGTCGCCGAGGAGGCGAATCACCATCCGGACATCGACATCAGGTGGCGGAAGGTGACCTTCGCGTTGAGCACGCATTCCGCCGGTGGCATCACGGAGTCGGATCCGGCTCTTGCGCGTCGGATCGACGAGGAGGCACGGCGCTCGGGTCTGTAGTCACCCGTTCGTCCTGCCCCTCACGTCCTCGGGCTGCGAGGATCACGACGACGTAGACGGCGAGGACACCGACCACGTTGACGGCGCCGAGCCAGGCGAGCGGAGCGGGACGTTCGACATCCCAGATCGAGTTCTGCGCCGTACTCAGTACCCACGGAACGCCGATCAGCGTGACCGCGGCCCAGCACGCGGCGACGATGCGGGCTCCGAGCGACCGCGCCAAGGGTCCGTAGAGAAGCCACAGCAGCAAAGGGACCACCCACACCCAGTGGTGGACCCACGAGATGGGCGAGACGAGCAGACCGAACAACTGCACGATCAGCAGCGTGCCGAGACGGTCGCGCGTTCCGTCGGGCAGCGGTTCCAGCGACCGCCACGCCGCGAACGCGAGGACCGCGCAGACCACGACGCCGACCAGCCACACCGGCCCGAGTCCGACGTCCTCACCCGCGAGACGACCCAGCGCTCCGCGCAGCGACTGGTTCCACACCGACACGACCGGCCCGATCCGATCCGCGTCGCCGAAGAGGGACCCGAAATAGGTGGCGGCTTGGGAGCCGAGCACGAGCAGGCTCACCAGGACGGTCCCCACGAAGACGACCGCGGAGAACACCGCCTCGC
This window of the Rhodococcus pyridinivorans genome carries:
- a CDS encoding 4a-hydroxytetrahydrobiopterin dehydratase, which codes for MSQLLTDGEIDAALAELPHWHRAGQSLVRTIEAPTFPDAIALVDRVAVVAEEANHHPDIDIRWRKVTFALSTHSAGGITESDPALARRIDEEARRSGL
- a CDS encoding mannosyltransferase, encoding MWWCAALLALSVVVRIAWGFITPNGMNLVDLHVYVDGSAALLQGDLYGFTYSEDTPDFPLPFTYPPFAALVFLPLHLIPFGILGVAWQLLTVAALFAVVWISLELVVDARARSRSWVGVAMLWTAAGIWTEPVRTTLDYGQINVFLVLGVMLAARSSRWWLSGGLVGVLAGIKLTPAITGLYFLAQRRWREAVFSAVVFVGTVLVSLLVLGSQAATYFGSLFGDADRIGPVVSVWNQSLRGALGRLAGEDVGLGPVWLVGVVVCAVLAFAAWRSLEPLPDGTRDRLGTLLIVQLFGLLVSPISWVHHWVWVVPLLLWLLYGPLARSLGARIVAACWAAVTLIGVPWVLSTAQNSIWDVERPAPLAWLGAVNVVGVLAVYVVVILAARGREGQDERVTTDPSAVPPRRSDAQEPDPTP